From the Bacillota bacterium genome, one window contains:
- a CDS encoding DEAD/DEAH box helicase family protein, which translates to MRRDARWRPGSWAWSREYREPVKVIEALDLWGKNVYRVWVPGRDAVIRLQEDELSPITEAGIPSREQLIYTVAAARIAESLARPDVLLAPLEGCVIPLPHQLYALSRAISGNRVRYLLADEVGLGKTIEAGLIMRELKLRGLVRRTLVVAPKGLVMQWVQEMENRFRERFHLLMPAEIAALSYFEWEANVWQRFDQVVVPMDAVKPLESRRGWSRDQVSRYNRERFENLIAAGWDLIIVDEAHRIAGSTDAVARYRLGQALAEAAPYLLLLTATPHQGKTDSFHRLMALLDREAFPGVESIKRERVAPYVIRTEKRRAIDEKGQPLFKPRRTQLVPVVWQSRHKKQRELYEAVTEYVREGYNRALKEKRNYIGFLMVLMQRLVASSTRASRTALERRLEAIEQEAPFQTNSEIELEEDWWDLDGQEQLEQILKHRLVAFASEREEVKRLLSLARQCESQPDARAEALLEWMYRLQAEENNPELKFLIFTEFIPTQEMLKEFLENRGFSVVCLNGSMGLEERRRVQQEFAGSARVLVSTDAGGEGLNLQFCHVVINYDLPWNPMRLEQRIGRVDRIGQEHVVRALNFVLQDTVEYRVQEVLQEKLAAILADFGVDKMSDVLDSAEVASDFEDLYKEAILNPEEVESRIERLEAELRQRIQEVTAANRLLGEDAELDSRLVEKISGHPLPYWVERMTVNFLVSEGGRVEPKLAGYDLTWPDGFTMEDVTFSRQEADKHSMSYLSLEEPRARALVSRLPLAVAGQPVAKVRLKGLPKEISGYWSLWRISLMAENMREVRVLPLFQQEKDDKILIPTARRIWDLLLQEETPLEIQGYITGEKSEEIFERLQKQAVRYGHNLFLELKNHYEEHLQKEREKGQYAFQIRRQAIMRVGLPAVRQHRLAELEREEKEWALRLQQKEKILPELSAITIIYVEGA; encoded by the coding sequence TTGAGACGTGACGCCAGATGGCGGCCCGGATCTTGGGCCTGGAGCCGGGAGTACCGTGAACCGGTGAAGGTTATTGAAGCCCTGGACCTGTGGGGAAAGAACGTCTACCGCGTCTGGGTGCCGGGCCGGGACGCGGTTATCCGCCTTCAGGAAGACGAGTTATCCCCGATAACAGAGGCAGGCATACCCAGTAGGGAACAGCTTATTTACACCGTCGCCGCGGCCCGAATCGCTGAAAGCCTGGCCAGGCCGGATGTCCTGCTGGCGCCTTTGGAAGGCTGCGTCATTCCTCTGCCCCACCAGCTCTACGCTCTTTCCCGGGCTATTTCCGGCAACAGGGTCCGGTACCTTCTGGCTGACGAGGTCGGCCTCGGCAAGACAATAGAAGCCGGTCTAATCATGCGCGAGCTGAAGCTCAGGGGGCTCGTCAGGCGCACGCTGGTGGTGGCGCCGAAAGGCCTGGTGATGCAGTGGGTGCAGGAAATGGAAAACCGCTTTCGGGAACGCTTTCACCTGCTGATGCCCGCCGAGATCGCAGCTCTGTCGTACTTTGAATGGGAGGCCAACGTCTGGCAGCGGTTTGACCAGGTAGTCGTTCCCATGGATGCCGTAAAGCCTTTGGAATCGCGCCGGGGGTGGAGCAGGGACCAGGTAAGCCGCTATAACCGGGAACGCTTCGAAAACCTTATCGCTGCGGGTTGGGATTTGATTATTGTCGATGAAGCCCACAGAATTGCCGGCAGCACGGATGCCGTGGCCAGGTACCGCTTAGGCCAAGCGCTGGCTGAAGCTGCACCGTATCTTCTCCTCCTCACGGCGACGCCCCACCAGGGGAAAACGGATTCCTTCCACCGGCTCATGGCCCTCCTTGATAGGGAGGCTTTTCCCGGTGTTGAGTCCATAAAGCGGGAGAGGGTGGCCCCGTACGTAATCCGCACCGAAAAACGCCGGGCCATTGATGAGAAAGGTCAGCCGTTATTCAAACCGCGCCGCACCCAGCTGGTGCCCGTGGTGTGGCAGTCCCGGCACAAAAAGCAGCGGGAACTATATGAAGCGGTGACGGAATATGTGCGGGAAGGATACAACCGGGCGCTGAAAGAAAAGCGAAACTATATCGGCTTTTTGATGGTTCTCATGCAGCGCCTGGTAGCCAGCAGCACCAGGGCAAGCCGGACCGCCCTGGAACGGAGGCTGGAAGCGATCGAACAAGAAGCTCCGTTTCAAACTAACAGTGAAATAGAGCTGGAAGAAGACTGGTGGGACCTCGACGGGCAGGAGCAGCTCGAGCAAATTCTGAAGCACCGCTTAGTCGCCTTCGCCAGTGAACGGGAAGAGGTCAAGCGTCTTTTATCCCTGGCGCGTCAGTGCGAGTCCCAGCCCGACGCGCGGGCCGAAGCCTTGCTGGAGTGGATGTACCGGCTGCAGGCCGAAGAGAACAACCCCGAGCTCAAGTTTCTCATCTTTACAGAGTTCATTCCGACCCAGGAGATGCTCAAGGAGTTTCTGGAAAACAGGGGGTTTAGCGTTGTTTGTCTAAACGGGTCCATGGGGCTGGAAGAAAGGCGGAGGGTCCAGCAGGAATTTGCCGGTTCCGCCAGGGTGCTTGTATCCACCGATGCCGGCGGCGAGGGATTGAATCTGCAGTTTTGCCACGTGGTCATCAACTACGACCTGCCGTGGAACCCCATGCGCCTGGAGCAGCGCATCGGCCGGGTGGACCGCATCGGCCAGGAACACGTTGTCCGGGCGCTCAACTTCGTCCTGCAGGACACTGTTGAATACCGGGTGCAGGAAGTCCTGCAGGAAAAACTGGCCGCAATCCTGGCGGATTTCGGCGTTGACAAGATGAGCGATGTTCTCGACTCGGCTGAAGTAGCCTCTGATTTCGAGGATTTGTATAAAGAGGCTATCCTCAACCCGGAAGAAGTTGAGTCCCGTATTGAGCGGCTGGAGGCTGAACTTAGGCAGCGCATCCAGGAAGTAACTGCGGCCAACCGGCTTTTGGGAGAAGACGCAGAGCTCGATTCCCGGCTGGTGGAGAAGATTTCCGGCCATCCGCTTCCGTACTGGGTAGAGCGCATGACCGTTAACTTTTTGGTGAGCGAAGGCGGAAGAGTAGAGCCCAAACTGGCAGGTTATGATTTAACCTGGCCCGACGGCTTCACCATGGAGGATGTGACTTTCTCCCGGCAGGAGGCAGATAAGCACTCAATGTCTTATCTCAGCCTGGAAGAACCGAGGGCTCGCGCTCTTGTCTCCCGCCTGCCACTGGCCGTGGCGGGTCAGCCCGTTGCGAAGGTCAGGCTCAAAGGACTGCCGAAGGAGATAAGCGGTTACTGGTCTTTATGGCGGATATCTCTTATGGCGGAAAACATGCGTGAGGTTCGGGTTCTACCCTTGTTCCAGCAGGAAAAAGACGACAAAATACTCATTCCCACCGCACGCAGGATATGGGATTTGTTGTTACAGGAAGAAACCCCGCTCGAAATCCAGGGTTATATTACAGGCGAAAAATCCGAGGAAATCTTTGAGAGGCTCCAGAAACAGGCTGTACGATACGGGCATAACCTTTTCCTGGAACTTAAAAACCATTATGAAGAGCACCTGCAGAAAGAGCGGGAAAAAGGCCAATATGCGTTCCAAATTCGCCGGCAGGCCATTATGAGGGTTGGCCTGCCCGCCGTGCGCCAGCACCGCCTGGCCGAACTGGAACGCGAGGAGAAAGAGTGGGCCTTGCGGTTACAGCAGAAGGAAAAAATCTTGCCGGAACTAAGCGCAATTACCATTATTTACGTAGAAGGTGCATGA
- a CDS encoding restriction endonuclease, whose protein sequence is MAVPDFQSLMLPFLRLVGDGREYTLSKVADDLADQLNLSVEERKEMLPSGRQARFRNRVGWVATHLRKAGLIESIGRGKFRITARGKEVLKENLQYLDMKYLQQFPEYREFRGLSKNEEEVPLHSLDNVQTPEELLEYTHQKLLDQLSEELLERVKNSSADFFEKLVLNLLVAMGYGGSVKDAAEKVGRTGDGGIDGVIKQDKLGLDVICVQAKKWQNQVGVSVVREFVGSLLDRKAKKGVLITTSSFSNEAKEYAARVGNAVLIDGRKLAELMIEHGVGVTETARYVLYRIDSDYFEEEN, encoded by the coding sequence ATGGCTGTGCCAGATTTCCAAAGTTTAATGCTTCCTTTTCTGAGACTGGTAGGTGATGGTCGAGAGTATACCCTCAGCAAAGTTGCAGATGACTTGGCTGACCAGTTGAATTTGAGTGTGGAAGAAAGGAAGGAAATGCTTCCCAGCGGGAGGCAAGCCCGCTTTCGCAACCGGGTGGGATGGGTAGCAACACATTTGAGAAAGGCCGGTCTAATAGAAAGCATTGGTCGAGGTAAGTTTCGGATTACTGCGCGTGGTAAAGAAGTATTAAAGGAAAACCTGCAGTATCTAGACATGAAATACCTGCAGCAGTTTCCTGAATACAGGGAGTTTCGAGGGCTAAGCAAGAATGAAGAGGAAGTCCCCTTGCATTCACTAGATAATGTTCAAACTCCCGAAGAACTGTTGGAATATACTCATCAGAAGCTACTTGACCAGTTATCCGAAGAGTTGTTGGAACGAGTGAAAAACTCCTCAGCCGACTTTTTTGAAAAACTTGTTTTAAATTTATTGGTCGCTATGGGCTATGGAGGTTCAGTGAAAGATGCAGCCGAAAAGGTTGGTAGAACCGGAGATGGAGGTATAGATGGGGTTATCAAACAAGATAAGCTAGGTTTAGACGTTATATGTGTCCAGGCCAAGAAGTGGCAAAATCAGGTAGGGGTAAGTGTGGTTCGCGAGTTTGTGGGCAGCTTACTCGACCGCAAGGCTAAAAAAGGTGTCTTAATCACCACTTCGTCCTTTTCCAACGAAGCAAAAGAATATGCCGCTCGGGTGGGCAACGCGGTTCTTATCGATGGTCGGAAATTGGCGGAGTTAATGATCGAACACGGTGTTGGCGTCACCGAGACAGCAAGGTATGTCCTTTACAGGATTGATTCAGATTACTTCGAAGAAGAAAATTAG